In one window of Gossypium hirsutum isolate 1008001.06 chromosome A01, Gossypium_hirsutum_v2.1, whole genome shotgun sequence DNA:
- the LOC121232325 gene encoding RING-H2 finger protein ATL2 has translation MSETDNGFGGSSDIPMDNNNSYALSGRIMLSTIVVLFFVVILAFIFHLYARWYILRSRRRRSSGRRNRRRTQFFFYVDPNSNAAANRGLDARVLKSLPVFTFSSETHPDSALECAVCLSEFEENESGRVLPKCNHSFHLACIDMWFHSHSTCPLCRTPVEESKPESDNPGDLVLTINEPSEAESGSDRSSDLCATCRHEEGHEDSSAVGYRRKLSIEISRKTEGFEGESSGCNSGPSPAYRSPMTRILSFKRILSRDRRGNGSISVPESDIERGGDETPQTQG, from the coding sequence ATGAGCGAGACCGATAATGGATTCGGTGGATCCTCTGATATTCCCATGGATAACAATAACAGCTACGCCTTAAGCGGCAGGATCATGCTCAGCACCATTGTTGTTTTGTTCTTCGTCGTTATACTCGCCTTCATCTTCCATCTCTACGCTCGTTGGTACATCCTCCGTTCCCGCCGCCGTCGTTCCAGCGGTCGCCGTAATCGACGTCGAACGCAGTTCTTTTTCTATGTTGATCCAAACTCCAATGCCGCCGCCAATCGCGGACTAGATGCGCGCGTTCTCAAGTCGCTCCCGGTTTTCACTTTCTCCTCCGAGACCCACCCGGATTCCGCCCTCGAATGCGCCGTTTGTTTGTCGGAGTTCGAAGAAAATGAGTCGGGTCGGGTGTTACCCAAATGTAATCATAGTTTCCATTTAGCTTGTATAGATATGTGGTTTCACTCTCACTCAACATGTCCTCTTTGTCGGACCCCCGTCGAAGAATCCAAACCCGAATCTGATAACCCGGGAGATTTAGTATTAACTATCAATGAACCGTCAGAAGCAGAATCCGGATCCGATCGGAGCTCAGATTTGTGTGCCACGTGTCGACACGAGGAAGGACATGAAGATTCGTCGGCCGTTGGGTACCGGAGGAAATTGTCGATTGAGATTTCAAGAAAAACTGAAGGTTTCGAGGGTGAGTCGAGTGGGTGTAACTCAGGACCGAGTCCAGCTTATAGATCGCCAATGACTCGAATCTTGTCGTTTAAGAGGATACTGAGTAGGGACAGAAGAGGGAATGGATCAATATCCGTTCCCGAGTCGGATATCGAGCGAGGTGGGGATGAGACTCCGCAAACTCAGGGCTAA
- the LOC107936139 gene encoding probable acylpyruvase FAHD1, mitochondrial — MAAAGSLQNLLKLGTKIVGVGRNYAAHAKELGNAVPKEPLLFLKPTSSYLESGGTIEVPHPLNSLDYEVELAVVIGKTARDVPENTAMNYVGGYALALDMTAREIQSVAKSAGLPWTVAKGQDTFTPISSVFSVSMVPNPDNLELWLKVDDEIRQKGSTKDMIFKIPYLISHISSIMTLFEGDTILTGTPQGVGPVKVGQKITAGITGLVDVGFDVGKRQKPGST; from the exons atggcgGCTGCAGGATCTTTGCAGAACCTCCTGAAACTCGGGACTAAAATTGTCGGCGTGGGCCGCAACTATGCCGCGCACGCCAAAGAACTCGGCAACGCCGTCCCCAAG GAACCATTACTGTTTTTAAAGCCGACATCATCTTATTTGGAAAGTGGAGGTACAATTGAGGTTCCACATCCATTGAATTCATTGGATTATGAAGTTGAACTTGCTGTCGTGATCGGAAAAACGGCTCGGGATGTGCCTGAAAACACTGCCATGAACTATGTTGGAG GCTATGCTTTAGCGTTGGATATGACTGCAAGGGAAATCCAATCTGTTGCGAAG TCTGCAGGTCTTCCATGGACAGTTGCTAAAGGGCAAGACACCTTCACTCCGATCAGTTCTGTT TTTTCAGTGTCCATGGTGCCCAATCCCGACAACTTGGAGCTCTGGTTAAAG GTAGATGATGAAATACGACAAAAGGGTTCCACCAAGGATATGATCTTTAAGATTCCTTACCTTATTAGTCACATAAGTTCCATAATGACCCTTTTTGAAGGAGATACCATATTAACAG GCACTCCACAAGGTGTTGGCCCTGTAAAGGTAGGCCAAAAGATAACTGCCGGAATAACAGGCTTGGTAGATGTTGGCTTCGACGTTGGAAAACGCCAAAAGCCAGGGAGTACTTGA